The Clostridium sporogenes genome contains a region encoding:
- a CDS encoding Mini-ribonuclease 3, with product MDFSLFQNKFTIKDGKTLNPLVLAFIGDAVYEVFIRTFLVDNNRELNVHKLHVNAIKYVKAHGQSDCIKDIMGDLNEDELYIFKRGRNAKSGTVPKNADVQEYRFATGFEALIGFLYITDQQERLNYLLNNIVTLNGKKGALDNES from the coding sequence ATGGATTTTAGTTTATTTCAAAATAAGTTTACTATTAAGGATGGGAAAACATTAAATCCTCTAGTACTTGCATTCATAGGAGATGCAGTATATGAGGTTTTTATAAGAACATTTCTTGTAGATAATAATAGAGAGTTAAATGTGCATAAACTACATGTGAATGCTATAAAATATGTAAAGGCTCATGGACAGAGTGATTGTATAAAAGATATAATGGGAGATTTAAATGAAGATGAGCTTTATATATTTAAAAGAGGAAGAAATGCTAAATCAGGAACGGTGCCTAAAAATGCTGATGTTCAAGAGTATAGATTTGCAACGGGTTTTGAAGCCCTTATAGGTTTTTTATATATAACAGATCAACAGGAAAGATTAAATTATTTATTAAATAATATAGTTACTTTAAATGGGAAAAAAGGAGCACTTGATAATGAAAGTTAA
- the cysS gene encoding cysteine--tRNA ligase, with protein sequence MKVYNTLTNKKEEFVTLVPGEVKMYVCGPTVYNFFHIGNARTFVVFDSIRRYLEYRGYKVKFIQNFTDIDDKMIKKANEEGTTVKELGDRFIKEYYKDADDLNIERATKNPRATEFMDEIIRFVSDLIEKGYAYEIDGDVYFSTKRFGDYGKLSGQNLEELQLGSRINVDERKKDPMDFAIWKSQKPGEPAWESPWGMGRPGWHIECSCMAYNLLGETIDIHAGGSDLSFPHHENEIAQSEARTGKQFAKYWLHSAFVNVNNQKMSKSLNNFFTAREILEKYDADVLRMFMLSGHYRTQINFSMELLDSTKAALDRLYNSINNLENLLDEVKNEELRAKELEYKNELQKYKERYKEKMDDDFNTADAISVIFDLIRDVNTNVTIESSKELVKYTLDLIRELGKPLGILQESTKASLEEEIEKLIEERQKARKEKNWALADKIRDNLKERGIVLEDTPQGVRWKQI encoded by the coding sequence ATGAAGGTTTACAATACTTTAACTAATAAAAAAGAAGAGTTTGTTACGTTAGTACCAGGAGAAGTAAAAATGTATGTTTGTGGTCCTACGGTATATAATTTTTTCCATATAGGAAATGCTAGAACCTTTGTAGTCTTTGATAGTATAAGAAGATATTTAGAATATAGAGGTTATAAAGTGAAATTTATTCAAAATTTTACTGATATAGATGATAAGATGATAAAAAAAGCTAATGAAGAAGGAACAACGGTAAAAGAATTAGGCGATAGATTTATAAAAGAATATTATAAAGATGCGGATGACTTAAATATTGAAAGAGCAACTAAAAATCCAAGAGCAACTGAATTTATGGACGAAATAATAAGATTTGTAAGTGATCTAATAGAAAAAGGATATGCTTATGAAATAGATGGAGACGTATATTTTAGTACTAAAAGATTTGGCGATTATGGTAAATTATCAGGACAAAATTTAGAAGAGTTACAATTAGGATCAAGAATAAATGTGGATGAAAGAAAAAAAGATCCTATGGACTTTGCTATATGGAAAAGCCAAAAGCCAGGAGAACCTGCTTGGGAAAGTCCTTGGGGAATGGGAAGACCAGGTTGGCATATAGAATGCTCATGCATGGCTTATAATTTGTTAGGAGAAACAATAGATATACATGCAGGAGGATCAGATTTATCATTTCCACATCACGAAAATGAAATAGCTCAAAGTGAGGCAAGAACAGGAAAGCAATTTGCAAAGTATTGGCTACATTCAGCTTTTGTTAATGTAAATAATCAAAAGATGTCTAAATCATTAAATAATTTCTTTACAGCAAGAGAAATATTAGAAAAATATGATGCAGATGTTTTAAGAATGTTTATGTTATCAGGACATTATAGAACTCAAATAAACTTTAGTATGGAATTATTAGATTCAACTAAAGCAGCTTTAGATAGATTGTATAATTCTATAAATAATTTAGAAAATTTATTAGATGAAGTAAAAAATGAAGAATTAAGAGCTAAAGAATTAGAATACAAAAATGAATTACAAAAATATAAAGAAAGATATAAAGAAAAAATGGATGATGATTTTAATACAGCAGATGCTATATCTGTAATATTTGATTTAATAAGAGATGTTAATACAAATGTTACTATAGAATCATCAAAAGAACTAGTTAAATATACATTAGATTTAATAAGAGAATTAGGGAAACCTTTGGGAATATTACAAGAATCAACTAAAGCTAGTTTAGAAGAAGAGATTGAAAAACTTATAGAAGAAAGACAAAAAGCTAGAAAAGAAAAAAATTGGGCATTAGCAGACAAAATTAGAGATAATTTGAAGGAGAGAGGCATTGTTTTAGAAGATACACCACAGGGAGTAAGATGGAAGCAAATATAA
- the ilvA gene encoding threonine ammonia-lyase → MELNLDTIKKAQNNIKTVVRKTPLFYSSTFSKKTGYEVYLKCENKQKTGAFKLRGAYNKIVSLTEEEKERGVIASSAGNHAQGVAYAATAFGIKSTIAMPKTAPQAKVMATKGYGAEVVQHGEVYDECYEKALEIQKATGATFVHPFNDIHVMAGQGTIALEILEEIEDIDAIIVPIGGGGLISGIAVAAKSIKPDIKIIGVQSAIIASTKASLEKDQIVTLPGAKSLADGISVKTPGDIAFKYIREYVDEVVTVTEDEIAYGIFELIEKTKVIAEGAGASTVAALLANKINIKGKKVVALISGGNIDIAMISKIIDRQLIMLKRRIRFKVELQDKIGEFEDVISNIVSTGANIVKARQDTNWSEKGLEYANVIFEVEVQSKEQGDKLLKQLSEKGYNIQTNICM, encoded by the coding sequence ATGGAGTTAAATTTAGATACAATAAAAAAAGCTCAAAATAATATAAAAACAGTAGTTAGAAAAACACCTTTATTTTATTCAAGTACTTTTTCTAAAAAAACGGGATATGAAGTATATTTAAAATGTGAAAACAAACAAAAGACTGGAGCTTTTAAATTAAGAGGTGCATATAACAAGATAGTTTCATTAACTGAGGAAGAAAAGGAAAGGGGTGTTATTGCATCCTCTGCAGGAAATCATGCTCAAGGAGTTGCTTATGCAGCTACAGCTTTTGGAATAAAATCTACTATAGCTATGCCTAAAACTGCTCCTCAAGCTAAGGTCATGGCAACAAAAGGATATGGAGCAGAGGTTGTCCAACACGGGGAAGTTTATGATGAATGTTATGAAAAAGCATTAGAAATACAAAAGGCTACAGGGGCTACTTTTGTACACCCTTTTAATGATATACATGTTATGGCAGGTCAAGGCACAATAGCTTTAGAAATATTAGAAGAAATAGAAGATATAGATGCTATAATAGTTCCAATAGGAGGAGGAGGACTAATATCAGGAATAGCTGTAGCGGCTAAATCTATAAAACCAGATATAAAAATTATAGGAGTTCAATCAGCTATTATAGCCTCTACAAAAGCATCTTTAGAAAAAGATCAAATCGTAACTTTGCCAGGAGCTAAGTCTTTAGCAGATGGTATTTCAGTAAAGACTCCAGGAGATATTGCTTTTAAATATATTAGAGAATATGTAGATGAAGTGGTTACAGTTACAGAGGATGAAATAGCTTATGGAATTTTCGAGCTTATTGAGAAAACAAAAGTTATTGCAGAGGGTGCAGGAGCATCAACCGTCGCAGCTTTATTAGCTAATAAGATTAATATTAAAGGTAAAAAAGTTGTAGCTTTAATAAGTGGTGGTAATATAGATATAGCTATGATATCTAAAATAATAGATAGACAGCTTATAATGCTTAAGAGAAGAATAAGATTTAAGGTAGAATTACAGGACAAAATAGGAGAGTTCGAGGATGTTATTTCAAATATTGTTTCTACGGGAGCTAATATAGTTAAGGCTAGACAGGATACTAATTGGAGCGAAAAAGGGTTAGAATATGCAAATGTAATATTTGAAGTAGAAGTTCAGAGTAAAGAACAAGGAGATAAATTATTGAAACAACTTAGTGAAAAAGGGTATAATATACAAACAAATATATGTATGTAA
- a CDS encoding YbaK/EbsC family protein, with protein MRLSKTLVHSLREYPADLDMDSQKLLLKGGLITKVDSGLYAFTPLGYSFLENIQKIIEDNSKKNGGLQISIPYINDFQDVSKKNNESILDSNEEDLRFINFLKNNVTSYKQLPLFFYENNTEINYKGKNNLGIMCGKQVLKEHFYMMLDEENNKFNKEELIKLYKDIFKIMNLQYHIVEDELDGTIEFIIYDNIGDSHIVECKSCNYGNEINRALSIPDYNIEKDLKELNKIETPGIKTIEELGEFFKVPYRKFTKTIIYKCNNASIVAVMVRGDRDIDELKVIKNLGNIGNLELAGEDIVKRATNAEIGFAGPINLKVDNILVDEEITKMNNFMVGANETGYHYENVNYERDFKGIVGEFRKIHKDSKCILCGNKLEINNGFVIGEIKKIEENLIKNECATFIDNKGKSKLFTIYKGFMDIYKIISWAIEQNKDELGIVWPMEASAFKIIVTIANEKDEQQFKVAEEIYSNLVNSGISTILDDRKERAGVKFKDADLWGIPIRITVGKNIKENNVEIKLRNLKEKKEIPIDQLQESIKSLLGMA; from the coding sequence ATGCGATTATCAAAAACATTAGTGCATAGTTTAAGAGAGTATCCAGCAGATCTGGATATGGATAGTCAAAAATTATTATTAAAAGGAGGATTAATAACTAAAGTAGACAGTGGACTATACGCATTTACACCTTTAGGATATAGTTTTTTAGAAAATATTCAAAAGATAATTGAGGATAATTCAAAAAAAAATGGCGGCTTACAAATATCTATACCGTATATAAATGATTTCCAAGATGTAAGTAAAAAAAATAATGAGTCTATATTAGATTCTAATGAGGAGGACTTAAGATTTATAAACTTTTTAAAAAATAATGTAACGTCTTATAAGCAATTGCCTTTGTTTTTTTATGAAAACAATACAGAGATTAATTATAAAGGCAAAAATAATTTAGGAATTATGTGTGGGAAACAAGTATTAAAAGAGCATTTTTATATGATGTTAGATGAAGAAAATAATAAATTTAATAAAGAAGAATTAATAAAACTTTATAAAGACATTTTTAAAATCATGAATTTACAATACCATATAGTAGAGGATGAACTAGATGGAACCATAGAATTTATCATATATGATAACATAGGAGATTCACATATAGTTGAGTGTAAAAGCTGTAATTATGGTAATGAAATCAATAGAGCTTTATCTATACCAGATTATAATATAGAAAAGGATTTAAAGGAATTAAATAAAATAGAAACACCTGGTATAAAAACTATAGAGGAACTAGGTGAATTTTTTAAAGTGCCTTATAGAAAGTTTACAAAAACAATAATATATAAGTGTAATAATGCTTCTATTGTTGCAGTTATGGTAAGAGGTGATAGGGATATAGATGAACTTAAAGTTATTAAAAATTTAGGCAATATAGGAAATTTAGAATTAGCAGGAGAAGATATAGTTAAACGGGCTACAAATGCAGAGATAGGCTTTGCTGGTCCAATTAATTTAAAAGTTGATAATATATTAGTAGATGAAGAAATAACTAAAATGAATAATTTTATGGTAGGTGCAAATGAAACAGGGTATCATTATGAAAATGTTAATTATGAAAGAGATTTTAAAGGAATAGTTGGAGAATTTAGAAAGATACATAAAGATAGTAAATGTATCCTATGTGGTAATAAATTAGAGATTAATAATGGATTTGTTATAGGGGAAATCAAAAAAATAGAAGAAAACTTAATAAAAAATGAATGCGCTACATTCATTGATAATAAAGGAAAAAGTAAGCTATTCACGATTTATAAAGGTTTTATGGACATATATAAAATTATTTCCTGGGCAATAGAACAAAATAAAGATGAATTAGGGATTGTGTGGCCTATGGAAGCATCAGCATTTAAAATTATAGTAACTATAGCTAATGAAAAGGATGAACAACAGTTTAAAGTAGCGGAAGAAATTTATAGCAACCTAGTTAATAGTGGAATAAGCACAATTTTAGATGATAGAAAAGAAAGAGCAGGAGTAAAATTTAAAGATGCGGATTTATGGGGAATACCTATTAGAATAACTGTTGGTAAAAATATAAAAGAAAATAATGTAGAAATAAAATTAAGAAATTTAAAAGAGAAGAAAGAAATCCCAATAGATCAATTACAAGAAAGTATTAAAAGTTTATTGGGTATGGCTTAA
- the ispD gene encoding 2-C-methyl-D-erythritol 4-phosphate cytidylyltransferase — protein sequence MSKNSVIIVAAGKGKRMNSNISKQFLKIKDKPILYYTLNKFSTHKSIDEIVLVTLEDKIEVCRDIIDKYNIDKVSKIVPGGKERQDSVYNGLKAVSENCDVVLIHDAARPFVTSDIIENGIKYVKQYGAAASGVRPKDTIKIKDKQGFAIDTPSREDLFIVQTPQCFDYNIILDCHEKLKKHNKKVTDDTMVLENYGKSVYLYEGSYSNIKITTPEDLILGEQILEKLT from the coding sequence ATGAGTAAAAATTCTGTTATTATAGTTGCTGCGGGAAAAGGCAAAAGAATGAATAGCAATATAAGCAAGCAGTTTTTGAAGATAAAAGATAAACCTATTCTTTATTATACTTTAAACAAATTTTCCACCCATAAATCTATAGATGAAATAGTTTTAGTTACCTTAGAAGATAAAATAGAAGTTTGTAGGGATATTATAGATAAATATAATATTGATAAGGTATCTAAAATAGTTCCGGGAGGTAAGGAAAGACAGGATTCTGTTTATAATGGATTAAAGGCTGTATCAGAGAATTGTGATGTAGTATTAATCCATGATGCCGCAAGACCTTTTGTTACTAGTGATATTATAGAGAATGGCATAAAATATGTAAAGCAATACGGAGCGGCTGCTTCTGGAGTAAGGCCAAAGGATACTATAAAAATAAAAGATAAACAAGGATTTGCAATAGACACTCCTAGCAGAGAGGATCTATTTATAGTTCAAACTCCTCAGTGTTTTGATTACAATATAATATTAGATTGTCATGAAAAGTTAAAAAAACATAATAAAAAAGTAACAGATGATACTATGGTTTTAGAGAATTACGGTAAATCAGTATATTTATATGAAGGCAGCTACAGTAATATAAAAATAACAACTCCTGAAGATTTAATATTAGGAGAACAAATATTAGAAAAGCTAACTTAG
- a CDS encoding PIN/TRAM domain-containing protein has product MLNKILRWLFTIIGLALGYIIGGLIMSTNYFSSLSYFNGSQVKSAFFLILCSIVFGIILFLISPWINSIILKIMDYIVRSLQKLSANEIVFGTVGAILGLAISALFVNLLAQIPIIGVILAVVVAIIMAALGANIAIKRKEELISLFSNIKRNSPAKEKKAKSNKSNATPKVLDTSVIIDGRIFDICQTEFIEGTLVIPTFVLAELRHIADSSDSLKRNRGRRGLDILNKIQKELNIDVQIYEKDFPEIAEVDSKLLKLAQVLNGKVITNDYNLNKVAEFQGVPVLNINELANAVKPVVLPGEEMNIQIVKDGKEANQGIAYFDDGTMIVVEGAKKRIGQNLDVVVTSVLQTAAGRMIFAKKKEES; this is encoded by the coding sequence ATGTTAAATAAAATATTAAGATGGCTTTTTACAATAATAGGATTAGCCTTAGGGTATATAATTGGGGGATTAATTATGTCAACCAACTATTTCTCTAGTTTATCTTATTTTAATGGAAGTCAAGTTAAGTCAGCTTTCTTTTTAATTTTATGTTCTATAGTTTTTGGAATAATATTATTTCTTATATCCCCATGGATAAATTCTATAATATTGAAAATAATGGATTATATAGTAAGAAGTTTGCAAAAATTATCTGCCAATGAAATTGTATTTGGAACTGTTGGAGCTATATTGGGATTGGCTATATCAGCTTTATTCGTTAATTTGTTAGCTCAGATACCTATAATAGGAGTAATATTAGCTGTAGTTGTTGCTATTATTATGGCTGCATTAGGAGCCAATATTGCAATTAAAAGAAAAGAAGAATTAATATCACTTTTTTCTAATATAAAAAGAAATTCACCAGCAAAAGAAAAAAAGGCAAAGTCTAATAAAAGTAATGCAACCCCTAAAGTATTAGATACATCTGTTATAATAGATGGAAGAATATTTGATATATGTCAGACTGAATTTATAGAAGGAACTTTGGTAATACCTACTTTTGTTTTAGCAGAGCTTAGGCATATAGCGGACTCTTCAGATAGTTTAAAGAGGAATAGAGGTAGAAGAGGCTTAGATATACTAAACAAAATACAAAAGGAACTAAATATAGATGTGCAAATATATGAAAAGGACTTCCCAGAAATAGCAGAGGTAGATAGTAAATTATTAAAATTAGCTCAGGTTTTAAATGGTAAAGTAATAACTAATGATTATAATTTAAATAAAGTAGCTGAATTTCAAGGAGTACCTGTATTAAATATAAATGAATTAGCAAATGCAGTAAAACCTGTTGTGTTACCAGGGGAGGAAATGAATATCCAAATTGTTAAAGATGGTAAAGAGGCTAATCAAGGAATAGCTTACTTTGATGATGGAACTATGATTGTAGTAGAGGGGGCTAAAAAACGTATAGGACAAAACTTAGACGTAGTAGTAACCTCTGTTTTACAAACAGCAGCAGGAAGAATGATTTTTGCTAAGAAAAAAGAGGAGTCTTAG
- the disA gene encoding DNA integrity scanning diadenylate cyclase DisA: MRIEKDKELMNILKIMAPGTPLREGLENILRAKTGGLLVLGDSDQILKLVDGGFKINSEYSPSYVYELAKMDGSIVLSSDLKKILCANAQLIPDSSIPTFETGTRHRTADRVAKQTGAIVIAISQRRNIITVYKGGIKYVLRDSSIILARANQALQTLEKYVAVLDRVVNNLNILEFKDIATLFDVVTAIQRSEMVMRIVSEIERYICELGNEGRLIDMQLSELIKSVEEDGILLIRDYCRSNMEYEDIYKQIQGLSSEELLNLDGLSKIIGYTGVPLVDTLISPRGYRMINKIPRIPSNVIENLVANFNQLKCVMEASYEQLDNVEGIGEARAKAIKNGLRRLREQIMLDKV; encoded by the coding sequence GTGAGAATAGAAAAAGATAAAGAATTAATGAATATACTTAAAATAATGGCCCCAGGGACCCCATTAAGAGAGGGGTTAGAGAATATATTAAGAGCTAAAACCGGTGGATTATTAGTTCTAGGAGATAGTGACCAAATATTAAAGTTAGTAGACGGTGGATTTAAAATTAATTCAGAATATAGTCCATCTTATGTTTATGAACTAGCTAAAATGGATGGTTCAATTGTGTTAAGCAGCGATTTAAAGAAGATATTATGTGCTAATGCTCAATTAATACCAGATTCATCTATACCTACTTTTGAGACGGGAACAAGACATAGAACTGCTGATAGAGTAGCAAAACAAACAGGAGCCATAGTAATAGCTATTTCTCAAAGGAGAAATATAATAACTGTTTATAAGGGTGGAATAAAGTATGTACTAAGGGATAGTAGTATAATATTAGCAAGAGCTAATCAAGCTCTGCAAACTTTAGAAAAATATGTAGCTGTTTTAGACAGAGTAGTAAATAATTTGAATATACTAGAATTTAAGGATATAGCAACTTTATTTGATGTAGTAACTGCTATTCAAAGATCCGAAATGGTTATGAGAATAGTTAGTGAAATAGAAAGATATATATGTGAATTAGGTAATGAAGGAAGACTAATTGATATGCAATTAAGTGAATTAATAAAAAGTGTAGAAGAAGATGGTATTCTGCTTATAAGAGACTATTGTAGAAGTAATATGGAATATGAGGATATATACAAACAAATACAAGGACTTTCATCAGAAGAACTTTTAAATTTAGATGGATTATCAAAAATTATAGGATATACAGGAGTACCTTTGGTAGATACACTTATTTCACCCCGAGGATATAGGATGATTAATAAAATACCGAGAATACCAAGTAATGTAATAGAAAATTTAGTAGCTAATTTTAATCAATTAAAATGTGTAATGGAAGCATCCTATGAGCAATTAGATAATGTAGAAGGGATTGGAGAAGCTAGAGCTAAAGCTATAAAAAATGGATTAAGAAGACTTAGAGAACAAATAATGCTAGATAAAGTATAG
- the radA gene encoding DNA repair protein RadA: MAKNKIVYTCQQCGYESIKWVGKCPGCNTWNSMVEEEKQSTNKTIKNINIKSEPKMISTIKSSEYERLDTGIKELNRVLGGGIVKGSLTLISGSPGIGKSTILLQAANNIATNYGKVLYVSGEESEEQIKMRADRLKVISKDIYILSETNVDIIKEHITTINPKFVIIDSIQTLFKSELSSAPGTVSQVRQCSNDIMLISKNNNIPFFIVAHVTKQGELAGPRVLEHMVDTVLSFEGERTQEFRILRTVKNRFGTTSEIGVFEMAGEGLLEISNPSAVFLEETEFQREGSVIIGIMEGTRPILIEIQALVSETKAYMPRRTAVGVDTARLNLILAVLEKKLNIPFYNCDVYVNVVGGLDLTGTFADLGLALALISSAKSKDIKLPKVLVVGEIGLTGEVRPVSFCDRIVNEGIKMGFTSIIIPDRNKGKISVKNNVNLIGISSLREGINKVF; the protein is encoded by the coding sequence ATGGCTAAAAATAAAATTGTATATACATGTCAGCAATGTGGGTACGAATCTATAAAATGGGTGGGAAAATGCCCTGGATGTAATACTTGGAATAGTATGGTAGAAGAAGAAAAACAATCAACTAATAAGACTATAAAGAACATAAATATTAAATCAGAACCTAAAATGATATCCACAATAAAATCCAGTGAATACGAAAGATTAGATACTGGAATAAAGGAACTAAATAGAGTTTTAGGTGGTGGTATAGTTAAGGGATCTCTAACTCTTATATCTGGCTCTCCTGGGATAGGAAAGTCCACAATACTTTTACAAGCTGCTAATAATATTGCTACTAATTATGGTAAGGTTTTATATGTATCAGGGGAAGAATCAGAAGAGCAAATAAAAATGAGGGCAGATAGACTCAAGGTAATATCAAAAGATATATACATACTTTCAGAAACAAATGTGGATATAATAAAAGAACACATTACGACAATTAATCCTAAATTTGTTATAATAGATTCTATACAGACTCTTTTTAAAAGTGAACTATCCTCAGCCCCAGGTACTGTGTCTCAAGTTAGACAGTGTTCTAACGATATTATGCTTATAAGCAAAAATAATAACATACCTTTCTTTATAGTGGCACATGTTACAAAGCAAGGAGAATTAGCGGGACCTAGAGTTTTAGAACATATGGTAGATACGGTTTTATCTTTTGAAGGAGAAAGAACCCAAGAATTTAGGATTTTAAGAACAGTAAAAAATCGTTTCGGAACTACAAGTGAAATAGGAGTTTTTGAAATGGCAGGAGAAGGACTATTAGAAATAAGTAACCCTTCCGCTGTATTTTTAGAAGAAACTGAATTTCAAAGGGAAGGTTCTGTAATAATAGGTATAATGGAAGGTACTAGACCAATACTTATAGAAATACAAGCGTTGGTAAGTGAAACAAAAGCTTATATGCCAAGAAGAACAGCAGTAGGAGTAGACACAGCTAGATTGAATTTAATATTAGCCGTGTTAGAAAAAAAATTAAATATACCTTTTTATAATTGCGATGTATATGTTAATGTAGTAGGAGGGTTAGATTTAACAGGGACTTTTGCTGATTTAGGATTAGCATTAGCTTTAATATCTAGTGCTAAATCAAAAGATATAAAATTACCTAAAGTTTTAGTAGTTGGAGAAATAGGACTTACAGGAGAGGTTCGCCCCGTAAGTTTTTGTGATAGAATAGTAAATGAAGGCATAAAAATGGGATTTACCAGTATAATTATACCTGATAGAAATAAAGGCAAAATTTCTGTTAAAAATAATGTTAACCTAATTGGTATATCTTCTTTAAGAGAAGGTATTAATAAAGTATTTTAA